A genomic region of Anopheles coustani chromosome 3, idAnoCousDA_361_x.2, whole genome shotgun sequence contains the following coding sequences:
- the LOC131261192 gene encoding PAX3- and PAX7-binding protein 1 isoform X2, producing the protein MSLFRKPKKPIQRRVFSGYDDEDEENNPSSKDTAHAAGNGNGSPGEPSLAPEGPMVSSGGTSIAVASSERKRKEHRTDTKPDTSKGVGSSKSNAITKPSLLSFDDEEEGEVFQVKKSSHSKKVMKSLDKERRRKRHMEKSNGTGTAPSTFQHSSAPSEHAAMGSKAATTANQRSSKQQYPSSSPPSTSLSYDNDSNDKIKREKCENSSSNIQTEIRTDDFVLVVKKTDPANLILNGRAALCAGRNDMSSEDEESHDAVEQEAGQQRGHHHRFAKPQDNFKMCLENGVIPDAAMIHAARKRRQKAREQGEFIPVEEPKEDKSKKRTVQEDGDGDGSDEDDDRIDMSAITGAKEREERREQFYAVQREDSDAEDSDVETKEWENQQIRKGVTGAQLVSAQQESVISQYLIHSGFSQTFHNKSSPSDGGMMVDDLDEGTSGVRALSTAALLEQAYAASSGGLSSRVSGSSKRPGIGHSLGQKSSADSKPTGPRMPQQILTQLAERHRTTVELNRKHDDDVEHITKEIKLLQMDHRACEQKAPIAAAKYRFYQEFRCYVTDLVECLNEKVPLVTALEQRALQLLGKHSAMLIERRRQDVRDQVKEMTDANTMKRPADDQERVRRAAEREGRRTRRRRDREKNETADSHLDGMSSDDEIPDMEAARYKAALQTVELETRDVFADATEEYCDIGAILGKFEQWRVHDMAAYSDAYVSLCLPKILGPLVRLQHITWNPLHSDTVGEFEGEEWFRLAVLFGSLSSSGATEDELAEDPDVRLVPTLVEKIFLPKLTALVEQCWDPLSTTQTFRLVRLLKRLARDYPSLRITCKPLRTLFQAILDKMKQSIDNDVFIPIFPKQAQEAKSSFFQRQFCSGLKLFRNITSWQGILADSALNELAIGSLLNRYLLNGMRVCLPTDAIGKASTIVYTLPRVWLSPSGLIVQSLDQFVNMLRLLESRLDPATPPNGELIEQIHIILSSLHVVSA; encoded by the exons ATGTCGCTGTTCCGCAAGCCGAAAAAACCTATTCAGAGGCGCGTTTTCAGCGGTTACGACGACGAAGATGAGGAGAACAATCCGTCGAGCAAGGATACCGCACACGCCGCTGGAAATGGCAATGGTTCCCCCGGCGAACCGAGCTTGGCACCCGAAGGACCAATGGTATCATCCGGCGGTACATCCATTGCGGTTGCGTCCTCCGAGCGCAAGCGGAAAGAACACCGTACCGACACTAAACCGGACACCTCCAAGGGTGTTGGATCGTCGAAATCGAATGCGATCACCAAACCCTCTTTACTTAGTTTCGACGACGAAG AGGAGGGCGAAGTTTTCCAAGTGAAAAAGTCCTCCCACAGTAAGAAGGTGATGAAATCGCTCGACAAGGAACGACGGAGGAAGCGGCACATGGAGAAGAGCAATGGCACCGGTACGGCCCCAAGCACCTTCCAACATTCGTCCGCCCCTTCGGAGCATGCTGCAATGGGCAGCAAGGCGGCGACCACGGCAAACCAGCGCAGCAGCAAGCAGCAGTATCCTTCCTCTTCTCCTCCCTCCACCAGCTTGTCGTACGACAACGACAGTAATGATAagataaaaagagaaaagtgtGAAAATTCTAGCTCTAATATCCAAACAGAAATACGCACAGACGACTTTGTG CTGGTGGTCAAGAAAACGGACCCCGCGAATCTGATACTGAACGGCAGGGCGGCACTTTGCGCCGGCCGGAACGACATGTCTTCGGAGGACGAGGAATCGCACGATGCGGTCGAACAGGAAGCCGGGCAGCAGCGTGGACATCATCATCGGTTTGCGAAGCCGCAGGATAACTTTAAGATGTGTCTGGAAAATGGTGTCATACCGGATGCCGCTATGATTCACGCTGCCCGAAAGCGTCGGCAAAAGGCACGCGAACAAG GTGAATTCATTCCGGTGGAAGAGCCCAAGGAGGACAAAAGCAAAAAGCGTACCGTCCAGgaagatggtgatggtgacggGTCGGATGAGGATGACGATCGGATCGACATGTCCGCCATTACCGGTGCCAAAGAGCGGGAGGAGCGACGGGAGCAGTTCTACGCGGTGCAACGTGAAG ACTCCGATGCGGAGGATTCCGACGTGGAAACGAAGGAATGGGAAAATCAGCAGATTCGCAAAGGTGTCACGGGGGCGCAACTCGTGTCCGCCCAGCAGGAGTCGGTCATTTCGCAGTACCTAATCCACAGCGGCTTCAGCCAGACGTTCCACAATAAATCGTCCCCCTCCGATGGCGGTATGATGGTGGACGATCTGGACGAGGGCACGTCCGGCGTTCGTGCCCTTTCGACGGCCGCACTGCTGGAGCAGGCGTACGCGGCGTCTAGCGGCGGTCTATCCAGTCGAGTGTCGGGCAGCAGTAAACGGCCCGGTATCGGTCACAGTTTAGGTCAGAAATCTTCGGCCGACTCGAAACCGACTGGCCCTCGGATGCCGCAGCAAATTCTAACGCAGCTAGCCGAACGGCACCGTACGACGGTGGAGTTAAATCGGAAGCACGATGACGATGTCGAGCACATTACAAAGGAGATCAAGCTGCTACAGATGGATCATCGGGCGTGCGAACAAAAAGCGCCGATCGCTGCGGCCAAGTATCGTTTCTATCAAGAGTTTCGCTGCTACGTGACGGATCTGGTCGAGTGTCTTAACGAAAAGGTCCCATTGGTGACCGCACTGGAGCAGCGTGCCCTGCAGCTGTTGGGAAAACACTCGGCCATGCTTATCGAACGGCGTCGGCAGGATGTGCGAGATCAGGTGAAGGAAATGACCGATGCCAATA CAATGAAACGACCTGCGGACGATCAAGAGCGAGTGCGACGGGCAGCGGAACGCGAAGGACGACGCACGCGGCGCCGGAGGGATcgggagaaaaatgaaacggcCGACAGTCACCTCGACGGGATGTCCAGTGATGACGAAATCCCCGACATGGAAGCAGCTCGCTACAAAGCGGCCCTGCAGACGGTCGAGCTGGAAACGCGGGACGTGTTTGCCGACGCGACCGAAGAGTACTGCGACATCGGTGCCATACTGGGCAAGTTCGAACAGTGGCGCGTGCACGATATGGCCGCGTACAGCGATGCATACGTGAGCCTCTGCCTGCCGAAGATACTCGGCCCGCTGGTACGCCTTCAGCATATCACCTGGAACCCGCTTCACTCGGACACCGTCGGTGAGTTCGAGGGTGAGGAGTGGTTCCGGCTGGCGGTCCTCTTCGGTAGCCTCTCGTCGTCGGGTGCCACCGAAGACGAGCTGGCCGAAGATCCTGACGTGCGCCTGGTACCGACGCTGGTGGAAAAGATATTCCTGCCCAAGCTGACGGCCCTGGTCGAGCAGTGTTGGGATCCACTGTCCACGACGCAAACCTTCCGCCTGGTGCGTCTACTCAAACGGCTCGCACGGGACTATCCATCGTTGCGCATCACCTGCAAACCGTTGCGGACACTATTTCAAGCAATTCTCGACAAGATGAAGCAATCCATCGATAACGATGTGTTTATTCCGATCTTCCCCAAGCA AGCACAGGAGGCCAAATCGTCCTTCTTCCAGCGTCAGTTTTGCAGCGGACTGAAGCTGTTCCGCAACATCACCAGCTGGCAGGGAATACTGGCCGATTCGGCATTGAACGAATTGGCGATCGGGTCGCTGCTGAACCGCTACCTGCTGAACGGGATGCGCGTCTGCTTGCCGACCGACGCCATCGGGAAGGCGTCGACCATCGTGTACACATTGCCACGCGTGTGGCTCAGCCCGTCCGGGTTGATCGTGCAAAGTTTAGATCAGTTCGTCAACATGTTACGACTTTTGGAATCTCGGCTTGACCCAGCGACGCCTCCCAATGG GGAACTGATCGAACAGATACACATAATACTGTCCAGTCTGCACGTGGTTTCCGCGTAG
- the LOC131261192 gene encoding PAX3- and PAX7-binding protein 1 isoform X1: MSLFRKPKKPIQRRVFSGYDDEDEENNPSSKDTAHAAGNGNGSPGEPSLAPEGPMVSSGGTSIAVASSERKRKEHRTDTKPDTSKGVGSSKSNAITKPSLLSFDDEEEGEVFQVKKSSHSKKVMKSLDKERRRKRHMEKSNGTGTAPSTFQHSSAPSEHAAMGSKAATTANQRSSKQQYPSSSPPSTSLSYDNDSNDKIKREKCENSSSNIQTEIRTDDFVLVVKKTDPANLILNGRAALCAGRNDMSSEDEESHDAVEQEAGQQRGHHHRFAKPQDNFKMCLENGVIPDAAMIHAARKRRQKAREQGEFIPVEEPKEDKSKKRTVQEDGDGDGSDEDDDRIDMSAITGAKEREERREQFYAVQREDSDAEDSDVETKEWENQQIRKGVTGAQLVSAQQESVISQYLIHSGFSQTFHNKSSPSDGGMMVDDLDEGTSGVRALSTAALLEQAYAASSGGLSSRVSGSSKRPGIGHSLGQKSSADSKPTGPRMPQQILTQLAERHRTTVELNRKHDDDVEHITKEIKLLQMDHRACEQKAPIAAAKYRFYQEFRCYVTDLVECLNEKVPLVTALEQRALQLLGKHSAMLIERRRQDVRDQVKEMTDANKAMKRPADDQERVRRAAEREGRRTRRRRDREKNETADSHLDGMSSDDEIPDMEAARYKAALQTVELETRDVFADATEEYCDIGAILGKFEQWRVHDMAAYSDAYVSLCLPKILGPLVRLQHITWNPLHSDTVGEFEGEEWFRLAVLFGSLSSSGATEDELAEDPDVRLVPTLVEKIFLPKLTALVEQCWDPLSTTQTFRLVRLLKRLARDYPSLRITCKPLRTLFQAILDKMKQSIDNDVFIPIFPKQAQEAKSSFFQRQFCSGLKLFRNITSWQGILADSALNELAIGSLLNRYLLNGMRVCLPTDAIGKASTIVYTLPRVWLSPSGLIVQSLDQFVNMLRLLESRLDPATPPNGELIEQIHIILSSLHVVSA, translated from the exons ATGTCGCTGTTCCGCAAGCCGAAAAAACCTATTCAGAGGCGCGTTTTCAGCGGTTACGACGACGAAGATGAGGAGAACAATCCGTCGAGCAAGGATACCGCACACGCCGCTGGAAATGGCAATGGTTCCCCCGGCGAACCGAGCTTGGCACCCGAAGGACCAATGGTATCATCCGGCGGTACATCCATTGCGGTTGCGTCCTCCGAGCGCAAGCGGAAAGAACACCGTACCGACACTAAACCGGACACCTCCAAGGGTGTTGGATCGTCGAAATCGAATGCGATCACCAAACCCTCTTTACTTAGTTTCGACGACGAAG AGGAGGGCGAAGTTTTCCAAGTGAAAAAGTCCTCCCACAGTAAGAAGGTGATGAAATCGCTCGACAAGGAACGACGGAGGAAGCGGCACATGGAGAAGAGCAATGGCACCGGTACGGCCCCAAGCACCTTCCAACATTCGTCCGCCCCTTCGGAGCATGCTGCAATGGGCAGCAAGGCGGCGACCACGGCAAACCAGCGCAGCAGCAAGCAGCAGTATCCTTCCTCTTCTCCTCCCTCCACCAGCTTGTCGTACGACAACGACAGTAATGATAagataaaaagagaaaagtgtGAAAATTCTAGCTCTAATATCCAAACAGAAATACGCACAGACGACTTTGTG CTGGTGGTCAAGAAAACGGACCCCGCGAATCTGATACTGAACGGCAGGGCGGCACTTTGCGCCGGCCGGAACGACATGTCTTCGGAGGACGAGGAATCGCACGATGCGGTCGAACAGGAAGCCGGGCAGCAGCGTGGACATCATCATCGGTTTGCGAAGCCGCAGGATAACTTTAAGATGTGTCTGGAAAATGGTGTCATACCGGATGCCGCTATGATTCACGCTGCCCGAAAGCGTCGGCAAAAGGCACGCGAACAAG GTGAATTCATTCCGGTGGAAGAGCCCAAGGAGGACAAAAGCAAAAAGCGTACCGTCCAGgaagatggtgatggtgacggGTCGGATGAGGATGACGATCGGATCGACATGTCCGCCATTACCGGTGCCAAAGAGCGGGAGGAGCGACGGGAGCAGTTCTACGCGGTGCAACGTGAAG ACTCCGATGCGGAGGATTCCGACGTGGAAACGAAGGAATGGGAAAATCAGCAGATTCGCAAAGGTGTCACGGGGGCGCAACTCGTGTCCGCCCAGCAGGAGTCGGTCATTTCGCAGTACCTAATCCACAGCGGCTTCAGCCAGACGTTCCACAATAAATCGTCCCCCTCCGATGGCGGTATGATGGTGGACGATCTGGACGAGGGCACGTCCGGCGTTCGTGCCCTTTCGACGGCCGCACTGCTGGAGCAGGCGTACGCGGCGTCTAGCGGCGGTCTATCCAGTCGAGTGTCGGGCAGCAGTAAACGGCCCGGTATCGGTCACAGTTTAGGTCAGAAATCTTCGGCCGACTCGAAACCGACTGGCCCTCGGATGCCGCAGCAAATTCTAACGCAGCTAGCCGAACGGCACCGTACGACGGTGGAGTTAAATCGGAAGCACGATGACGATGTCGAGCACATTACAAAGGAGATCAAGCTGCTACAGATGGATCATCGGGCGTGCGAACAAAAAGCGCCGATCGCTGCGGCCAAGTATCGTTTCTATCAAGAGTTTCGCTGCTACGTGACGGATCTGGTCGAGTGTCTTAACGAAAAGGTCCCATTGGTGACCGCACTGGAGCAGCGTGCCCTGCAGCTGTTGGGAAAACACTCGGCCATGCTTATCGAACGGCGTCGGCAGGATGTGCGAGATCAGGTGAAGGAAATGACCGATGCCAATA AAGCAATGAAACGACCTGCGGACGATCAAGAGCGAGTGCGACGGGCAGCGGAACGCGAAGGACGACGCACGCGGCGCCGGAGGGATcgggagaaaaatgaaacggcCGACAGTCACCTCGACGGGATGTCCAGTGATGACGAAATCCCCGACATGGAAGCAGCTCGCTACAAAGCGGCCCTGCAGACGGTCGAGCTGGAAACGCGGGACGTGTTTGCCGACGCGACCGAAGAGTACTGCGACATCGGTGCCATACTGGGCAAGTTCGAACAGTGGCGCGTGCACGATATGGCCGCGTACAGCGATGCATACGTGAGCCTCTGCCTGCCGAAGATACTCGGCCCGCTGGTACGCCTTCAGCATATCACCTGGAACCCGCTTCACTCGGACACCGTCGGTGAGTTCGAGGGTGAGGAGTGGTTCCGGCTGGCGGTCCTCTTCGGTAGCCTCTCGTCGTCGGGTGCCACCGAAGACGAGCTGGCCGAAGATCCTGACGTGCGCCTGGTACCGACGCTGGTGGAAAAGATATTCCTGCCCAAGCTGACGGCCCTGGTCGAGCAGTGTTGGGATCCACTGTCCACGACGCAAACCTTCCGCCTGGTGCGTCTACTCAAACGGCTCGCACGGGACTATCCATCGTTGCGCATCACCTGCAAACCGTTGCGGACACTATTTCAAGCAATTCTCGACAAGATGAAGCAATCCATCGATAACGATGTGTTTATTCCGATCTTCCCCAAGCA AGCACAGGAGGCCAAATCGTCCTTCTTCCAGCGTCAGTTTTGCAGCGGACTGAAGCTGTTCCGCAACATCACCAGCTGGCAGGGAATACTGGCCGATTCGGCATTGAACGAATTGGCGATCGGGTCGCTGCTGAACCGCTACCTGCTGAACGGGATGCGCGTCTGCTTGCCGACCGACGCCATCGGGAAGGCGTCGACCATCGTGTACACATTGCCACGCGTGTGGCTCAGCCCGTCCGGGTTGATCGTGCAAAGTTTAGATCAGTTCGTCAACATGTTACGACTTTTGGAATCTCGGCTTGACCCAGCGACGCCTCCCAATGG GGAACTGATCGAACAGATACACATAATACTGTCCAGTCTGCACGTGGTTTCCGCGTAG
- the LOC131261198 gene encoding dihydroorotate dehydrogenase (quinone), mitochondrial yields the protein MSACRVRTPHKIRSLIKVTGLGAAVFSAYSVYRGDEKFYNGVFMPFVRLIPPETAHDLAVLGVKWKLFRPKYQDPERLRTNLLGLSFSNPVGIAAGFDKHGEAVPGLELIGFGFVEIGSVTPEPQPGNPRPRIFRLNEDKAIVNRYGFNSEGHDVVYDRLRESREKQETGKKAALGINLGKNKLSQDAIQDYVQGVKRFGALADYLVINVSSPNTVGLRAMQSKGTLQTLLTEVLKARSTLPENERRPILLKLAPDLSDEDLKEIVDVIRIKACAVDGLIVSNTTIDRPTTLKSNNAGQLGGLSGPPLKQRSTAMVAKVYKMTQGKVPIIGVGGIFTGEDAFEKIEAGASAVQLYTSFIFHGPPVVPKIKRELDALLEQHGYSSVQDAVGKGADKYLS from the exons ATGTCAGCATGCCGCGTGAGAACACCG CATAAAATTCGTTCACTAATAAAAGTCACCGGCCTGGGAGCAGCTGTGTTCAGCGCGTACAGCGTGTATCGTGGAGATGAAAAATTCTACAACGGCGTGTTTATGCCATTCGTGAGGCTAATACCACCGGAAACAGCCCATGATCTAGCGGTTCTTGGAGTGAAATGGAAACTCTTTCGCCCAAAGTATCAGGATCCGGAGCGGCTGCGAACGAACTTGCTTGGATTAAGCTTCAGCAACCCGGTGGGAATTGCGGCCGGTTTTGACAAGCACGGCGAGGCCGTCCCCGGGCTAGAACTGATTGGATTCGGATTTGTAGAGATTGGTTCCGTTACGCCTGAGCCGCAACCGGGTAACCCACGGCCACGTATATTTCGGTTGAACGAAGACAAGGCCATCGTAAACCGATATGGGTTCAATAGTGAGGGCCACGATGTGGTATACGACCGATTGCGTGAATCACGGGAAAAACAGGAGACAGGAAAAAAAGCCGCCCTGGGTATCAATCTAGGTAAAAACAAGCTTTCCCAGGACGCAATACAGGACTACGTTCAAGGTGTGAAGCGTTTCGGTGCCCTGGCGGATTATCTGGTCATTAACGTAAGCAGCCCGAATACGGTCGGTCTTCGTGCGATGCAAAGCAAAGGTACCCTACAGACGTTACTGACGGAGGTGCTGAAAGCACGCTCTACCTTACCGGAAAACGAACGGCGGCCGATATTGTTGAAGCTTGCGCCGGACCTGTCGGACGAAGACCTGAAGGAAATTGTCGACGTGATTCGGATCAAAGCGTGTGCCGTGGACGGATTGATTGTGTCCAACACAACCATCGACCGGCCAACAACGTTGAAAAGCAACAATGCCGGTCAGCTGGGCGGATTAAGTGGGCCACCTTTGAAACAACGATCCACTGCGATGGTCGCCAAGGTGTACAAGATGACGCAGGGAAAAGTGCCCATCATCGGTGTGGGTGGGATATTTACGGGTGAAgatgcatttgaaaagattGAAGCCGGCGCCAGTGCAGTGCAACTGTACACATCGTTCATCTTCCATGGACCGCCGGTGGTGCCGAAAATTAAACGAGAGCTTGATGCCTTGCTGGAGCAACATGGTTACTCGAGCGTGCAGGATGCCGTTGGAAAGGGTGCCGACAAGTATTTGTCTTAA